A stretch of Heptranchias perlo isolate sHepPer1 chromosome 1, sHepPer1.hap1, whole genome shotgun sequence DNA encodes these proteins:
- the LOC137300618 gene encoding endogenous retrovirus group PABLB member 1 Env polyprotein-like, giving the protein MKALLRISSILLCFTLGVNKQDTCQRDQPQRIYHLCSGDVLRCNDPDGFGRWNVTQVDASTGLLRQPYRTLILGAQQRNSHLPCYRTKCKFDFVCHRNESEFPAPDPCSKRGIRRSVTRVSRGLYLNTFLCMSHLYAQSLNMSSCWVCSHIPTHSKGGIPLRPIPLTSPEMAEWVINRNETDGNGIRDNGYVRAYDLTVPVPVGEQWRKYTNHTKCGIKFKGWYQPNYNRTYKPPFLMLTNTSRPQGVICLSKNTTGGQVMGWSRCTQYINVTMHASPSTIQWTGCGNGSVLQHRLRGGEEPLGPDGVPPFTELPSNLTAYNGTYFICGHKAYPWLPQKWTGSCFLGYVVPYIHHLPSLADHRHYRLKREITETERYFAILFPGYGVGRTIKEIRLIASVLEQVANETADALQDINAEMIAMRTVALQNRMALDYLLAEKGGTCALIGSECCTYIPDNSENITNLAKHIRNEVKKLRQTPREGWLDWLFGTSWGAYLVHGLVILIAAILIFAITVLSIKIVCKIAINQIRV; this is encoded by the coding sequence ATGAAAGCCTTACTACGGATCTCCTCTATTCTACTCTGCTTCACCCTGGGAGTGAACAAACAGGATACCTGTCAGCGCGACCAGCCTCAACGCATATACCACCTATGCtcaggagacgtacttcgatgcaacgacCCAGATGGATTCGGAAGATGGAACGTCACCCAGGTGGACGCCTCTACCGGGCTCTTGCGGCAGCCCTACCGCACGCTGATATTGGGAGCACAACAAAGGAACAGTCACTTACCATGTTACCGGACTAAATGCAAATTTGATTTTGTTTGCCACCGAAACGAAAGTGAATTCCCAGCCCCAGATCCATGCTCTAAAAGAGGGATCAGGCGCTCTGTGACTCGGGTGTCTAGGGGACTGTATTTAAATACTTTTCTCTGTATGTCTCATCTCTATGCCCAAAGCTTAAACATGTCCTCCTGCTGGGTGTGCTCCCATATCCCTACCCATTCAAAAGGAGGTATCCCTCTAAGGCCGATTCCCCTAACTTCCCCAGAAATGGCAGAATGGGTGATAAATCGGAATGAAACTGACGGGAACGGCATTAGAGACAATGGCTATGTACGAGCATACGATTTAACAGTGCCAGTTCCAGTGGgggagcaatggagaaaatacaccAACCACACCAAGTGTGGGATCAAATTTAAGGGGTGGTACCAACCCAATTACAATCGTACCTATAAGCCCCCATTCCTGATGCTCACCAACACGTCAAGGCCTCAGGGGGTAATATGCCTGTCTAAAAACACCACGGGTGGACAGGTAATGGGATGGAGCAGATGTACTCAATACATCAATGTGACAATGCACGCCAGCCCCAGTACCATCCAATGGACCGGCTGCGGAAATGGGTCAGTATTGCAGCACAGACTCCGGGGGGGGGAAGAACCTCTGGGACCAGACGGGGTGCCCCCATTCACGGAATTGCCCTCCAATCTGACAGCCTAcaatggtacgtatttcatatgcggccataaggcatacccatggttgcctcagaaaTGGACTGGGTCCTGCTTTTTGGGATATGTGGTACCATACATCCATCACTTGCCCTCCCTAGCAGATCATCGCCATTACCGACTCaaaagggaaatcacagagacagaacgatacttcgctattttgttccctgggtatggggtGGGCAGGACAATCAAGGAAATTCGGCTTATCGCTTCCGTCTTAGAACAGGTAGCTAATGAAACAGCAGACGCACTGCAGGACATTAACGCCGAAATGATAGCCATGCGTACAGTGGCCTTGCAAAATCGCATGGCTCTAGACTATCTGTTGGCCGAAAAAGGGGGAACGTGTGCGCTGATTGGATCAgagtgctgcacctacataccagataactcagaaaacATAACTAATCTGGCGAAGCACATACGGAACGAAGTAAAGAAATTACGCCAAACCCCAAGGGAGGGTTGGTTAGACTGGCTTTTCGGTACCTCATGGGGAGCGTATCTAGTGCATGGATTGGTTATCCTAATTGCAGCAATACTCATTTTCGCCATAACCGTTCTTAGCATCAAAATTGTCTGTAAGATAGCCATCAACCAAATCCGAGTATAG